GCGACCCGGCGGCGGAGGAGGTGTGCCGTGAAGGCTTTCGCGCCGGACCGGATCCGCAACGTGGCCCTGGTTGGGCCGCCCGGGTCAGGCAAGACATCCCTGGCTGAGGCGATGCTCTACCGGGCTGGAGCCCTCAAGCGGGTGGGACGGGTGGAGGACGGGTCGACCGTCTGCGACCACGAGCCGGAGGAGAAGGAGGCCGGGCACTCACTGACCACTGCGCTGGCCACCCTGGAATGGCATGACCACAAGGTCAACCTCCTGGATACGCCCGGAACGTTCGACTTCGCCGGCGAGGCGGTGGGTGCCATGGCGGTCGCCGACCTGGCCGTCTTCGTAGTGGATGCCTCTAGTGGTCTTGACCACGCCACGGTGGACCTGTGGCGTCAGGCTTCTGTCCGCCGGTTGCCGCGCCTGGTATTTGTGAACAAGCTGGACCGGGAGTACACGAGCTTCGAACGGGTCCTCGCCGAGTTGCAGGACGCCTTCGGGGCCGGTGTCGCCCCCCTAGAGATCCCGATCGGCGAGGCCGAGTCGTTTCACGGCATCGCTGACCTCCTCACCGATACGGCCTGGATCTACGACAGTGGTCATGCCGAGTTGGGCGAGATCCCGGAGGAGATGAAGGAGCGCGAGCACCAGGTCCACGATTCGCTGATCGAGAACATCGTGGTGGCTGACGACGACCTGCTGGAGCGGTTCCTGGACGGCGACGTCCCGTCTCTCGAGGAGTTGGAGAAGGTGCTGGGGCGGGGCGTGGCCGACGGCACAGTGTTTCCGGTGGTCTGCGGGTCAGCCACTATCCCCATCGCTGTGGACCGCCTCTGCAACTACATCGTTGAGGTTGGGCCGTCGCCGATGGACCGGCCCGCCGTCCCGGTGACTGTGGGCGGGACAGAGGTCGAGGTGGTCCCCGACCCGTCGGCCGACACCCTGGTCCAGGTCTTCAAGACCGCTGTCGACCCCTATCTGGGCCACGTTTCCTACTTCCGGGTCTTGACCGGCACGGTGAACCGCGACCTCCACCTGTCCAATGGTCGGACTGGCGACAACGAGCGGTTCCGGAACGTGATGACCCTGCAGGGTGGCGAGTCGCTCAACGTGGATGCGCTGCCGGCCGGTGACATCGGAGCGGTGGCCAAGCTCCACGGGACCCTGACTGGAGACACGCTCTCAGCCGGGGGCCGCGCCGCCGCGCCCCCCATCGGCTTCCCGTCGCCTGTGCTGTCGGTGGCCGTCTCGGCGAGGAACCGTAACGACGAGGACAAGCTGGCTAATGCCCTGCACCGCCTGGTCGAGGAGGACCCGGTGCTGACGGTCACCCGCAACGACGAGACTCGCCAGACACTGCTGGGCGGGTTGGGAGAGACTCACCTGCGCAACGTGGTGGCCCGCCTGGAACGTAAGTTCGGCGTCCAGGTCGACAAAGAGGACGCCCGGGTGGCTTACCGGGAGACCATCACCGGCACCTTCAGTGCCGAAGGCAAGTACAAGAAGCAGAGCGGCGGCCACGGGCAGTTCGGTGTCGCGTCGATCCGGATCGAGCCACTGCCCGCCGGGTCGGGTTTTGAGTTCACCGACGAGGTGAGGGGCGGAGTGATCCCCCGGCAGTTCATCCCCGCCGTAGAAGCTGGCATCGTCGACGCCATGGCCCACGGGGGCTCCTCGGGCTACCCGGTGGTCGACGTACGGGCTGCCGTGTTCGACGGCAAGCACCATGCCGTCGATTCCTCCGAGATGAGTTTCAAGATGGCTGGCCGCCTGGCCTTCCAGGAGGCGCTAGGCGGGGCCCGTCCGGTGGTGCTGGAGCCCGTTTCAGCCGTCGAGGTGACCATCCCGTCGGACTGCCTGGGAGACGTCATGGGTGACCTGTCGTCGCGTCGGGCGACGGTGCAGGGCTCGGACATGGACATGTGGGGCGACCAGGTGATCATCGCCATGGTTCCCGAGGCCGAGATGATGCGCTACTCGATCGATCTGCGCTCCATTACGGGAGGTCGGGGCCGGTTCACGATTCGGCACGACCACTACGCCCAGGTTCCGGCCGGGGTTTCTGTCCCGGCGCCTCCCGAGCGCTGATCGGGCAGGTCTAGGCGTCGGCCGGGATGGACACCGTCTCGGTGTCGATCCCAGAGCGCAGAACCCGTCCGGGCAGCGACCCCGTCGGCGTGGACGCCTCCACGGTGCAGGTGCCGTTGACGTAGACCCGGTCGACCCCGTGGGCCTCGGCGTAGAGACGCGAGCTGTCGCCCGGCAGGTCGTGCCGCAGGTGGAACTCACCGGCTCCGACGGCCCGTGGGTCAAAAATCACCAGGTCGGCGTGCCATCCCTCCACAATCCGGCCCCTTTCGCGGAGCCCGAAAAAGCGGGCCGGCACGTCGGTCATGTGGGCCACTGCGGCTTCCACCGAGGCCAGCTGCCGACCCCGAAGGCAATCGGCCAGCCACTGGGTGGTGTAACTGGCGCCGGCCATGCGGTCGAGGTGGGCACCGGCGTCCGAGCCACCGATCATTACGTGGTCGTGGTCCCAGGCTGCCTGGCGCATGATCCAGCTGGCCGGGTCGTCGTCGGTGGGCCCTGGCCACAGGACGGTCTGCAGGTCGTCGGCGAGCACGATGTCCAGCAGCGTGTAGAAGTCCCGCTGACCGCGCTGGCGGGCAATGTCACCGACCAGGTGTCCCTTGAGACCCTCGTTTTCGACCGAGTGCGTATCGCCGATGCGGTACAGGCCCCACCCGGTCAGTCGCGAGAACACCCCGGCGTCCGGTGAGGCGGCCCGTTCCTCGAGAAAACGGCGGGTCTCGGGGTCGGCCAGAGCTGCCATCTTCTCGCCGTGGGGGAGGTTCATCACGTCGCCCCAGTCGGGCAGTGAGTAGAGGGCGCAGAACGTGTGAAAGTGCATGTTCATGCCCACGAGGATGGGCATGGTCAGGGCCATGGCCCTTCCTCCGGTCTCTGCCACCCGGTCGCAGGCCGCCAACTGGTTCCGGTAGTCGTCCGGTCGGGCGGCGTCGATGGTCAACACGTTCCAGTTGACTGGTCGTCGGCCGGCCAGCGACATACGGGACATCAGGTCGACCTCGTCATCGCTGAAGCCGTTCAGGCATCCGTCGGCCACCCACTCCAGAGTGGTGCCCGGGTGATCGGCGCACACGGCGCTCAGGGCGACCACCTCGTCGACGGCCGCTGTGCGGGACGGGACAGGGAGCCCGTCGCCGTCGGTGTGGGTGAACGAGCGACTGGTTGAGAAGCCCAGGCCGCCGGCTTCCAGCGATTCGGCCAGGAGGCTCGTCATCTGGGCCAGCTCGTCGGGGGTGGCCTCCCGGCTGACGGCATCGTCCTTCATGACCGTCCGGCGGATGGCGCTGTGGCCAACCATTCCGGCCACGTTCACGCCCAGGTTCCCCTCGAAGCGGTCCAGGAAGCTGCCGAAGGAGCGCCAGTTCCAGTCCACACCTGCCGACAGGGCGTCGGGGGACATGCCCTCCACCTTGACCAGCATGGCGGCCAGGTAGGCGGCGTCCGAGTCGTCGCCCAGGGGGGCGATGCTGAAGCCGCAGTTGCCCATGACCATGCTGGTGATTCCGTGATGGGACGACGGCGTGGCGTACGGGTCCCAGAAGAGTTGGGCGTCGTAGTGGGTGTGGGGGTCGACGAAGCCGGGGCACACGATCCGGTCGGCGGCATCGACCGTCTCGACGGCCTCGGCTTCAGCCAGGTGGCCCACCGCCGCGATGCGGCCGTCGGTGACGGCCACGTCGGCCCGGAACCCCGGTTCGCCCGAGCCGTCGATCACCGTGCCACCGCGGATGATTAGGTCGTACATGGGGGCGAGGCTAGCGGTGGGCCGGTATCGATACCTGACGGAGCGTCAGGTTTTCGGTCCCCGATGAACGGTCCCGCGGGTCGCCAGCCGGGCGACCCGTGGACGAGGATCCTCCGATGGGCGAGAGGATCGACAGGCTGCTGGTGGACCTGACGTTGGCGGAGAAGGTGGCGCTGATGGGGGGGCGTGACCTTTGGTCGGTGCAGCCGGTGGATCGCCTGGGCATTCCGTCGCTGAAGGTCACCGATGGTCCGAACGGTGCCAGAGGGACCGGCATGTTGGGTACGGGCACGCCGTCGGTCTGTATTCCCTGCGGTACGGCGTTGGGGGCCACCTGGAATCCGGAGTTGGTCGAGGAACTGGGTGGAGTACTGGCCGCGGAAACCCGGGCCCGCGGATGTCACGTGTTGCTGGCCCCGACTGTCAACCTGCACCGAACCCCGCTAGGGGGGCGGAACTTCGAGTGCATGTCGGAGGACCCGTTTCTGACCGGTCGGATTGCCGTCGGCTTCATCCGCGGTGTGCAGGCCGGTGGCGTTGGGACCACGGTCAAGCACTTCGTTGCTAACGACTCCGAGTTCGAGCGCACGACGATCTCCTCGGAGGTGGATGAGCGGACCCTGCGGGAGGTTTCGATGCGTCCATTCCAGATGGCGGTCGCTGAAGGCGGCGCATGGGGTGTCATGGCCTCCTACAACCGGGTCAACGGGACGTACGCGGCCGAGAACAGGTGGATGCTGGACACCGTCCTCCGGGGCGAGTGGAGTTTCGACGGGATCGTGGTGTCGGACTGGTTCGGCACCAGGTCGACTGGCCCCTCGGTTACTGCAGGGCTGGACCTCGAGATGCCCGGACCGCCGCATTGGTACGGAGAGCGGCTCGTCGAGGCAGTCGAGGCTGGTGAGGTCCCCGAGTTGGCATTGGATAGAGCGGCCCGGCGGCTACTCCTCCTGGCCGAGCGGACCCGAGCCTTTGAAGAGCCTCACTTACGGGAAGAGGAGGAGTTGAACGAACTGGCTCACCGGCTGCTGGCTCGGCGGGCTGCCGCTGAGGCCATGGTCCTGTTGAAGAACGACCAGCTACTCCCACTTGAGGTCGACCGTTTGAGCAACCTGGCGGTGATCGGCCCGAACGCCGCGGCGGCGATGATCATGGGAGGTGGTTCGTCAGCCCTGGTTGCCCAGCATGAGACCTCACCCCTTGATGCCCTGGTCGACCGCTTGGGGGAACGCCTGGAGATCCGTTACGAACCCGGGGTTGTTACCGACAGGTCGGCCCAGCCGCTGGGCGGACGGACCACTGAACGGTCCGACGGTCAGCGGGGATTCGACGTGGTCTACTTCGACTCCACCGACTGGACGGGCCCCGAGGTGGGAACCTCAACCTTCCGGGATGGTCGGATCCTCCACTTCGACCGGGTCCCTGGAGTGTCCGACCTGCGGTCCTTCTCATTCCGGGCAACCACCACGTTTACCCCTGCGGTCGACGGTAACCACGCCCTCACGCTGGTGCAGGCCGGGCGGGCCCGACTGCTGGTGGACGGCCAGGTGGTGGTTGATGGGATCGCTCAACCCATGCCACTTGGTGAGGAGTTCTTCGGGATGGGGAGCGTTGAGGCGGACGCCGCCGTCCCTATGGTCGCCGGTCGACCTGTCGAGGTGACCGTCGAGTGGACGTCGGAGGGGGCGGCGTTCATAAGCGGCGCCAAAGTTGGCGTGCGGACGCCCTCGCCGGACGACCTCATGGACCGGGCCGTGGCGGCAGCGACCGAGGCCGACGTTGTCGTGCTCGTGGTTGGCACCAACCATGACTGGGAGACTGAGGGCCGGGATCGGGAGTCGATGGACCTGCCCGGTGATCAACCTGAGTTGATCCGGCGGGTGTGTGCGGCGAACTCGGACACCGTGGTCGTCGTTAACGCGGGATCTGTGGTTACCAGCGATTGGGCAGATGTTGCGCCTGCTGTGCTCCAGACGTGGTTCGGAGGCCAGGAGATGGCCGACGCCCTGGTGGACGTTCTGGTCGGGGACGACGAGCCGTCGGGTCGCTTGCCCACCACGGTGCCCCATCGCTTGCAGGACACGCCGGCCTTTCTCCACTATCCGGGCGAGAACGGTCGGGTGGTCTACGGCGAGGGGTTGTTCACCGGCTACCGCTGGTATGACGCACGAGACTTGCCGGTGGCCTTCCCGTTTGGTCACGGTCTGGGCTAC
This region of Acidimicrobiales bacterium genomic DNA includes:
- the fusA gene encoding elongation factor G, translated to MKAFAPDRIRNVALVGPPGSGKTSLAEAMLYRAGALKRVGRVEDGSTVCDHEPEEKEAGHSLTTALATLEWHDHKVNLLDTPGTFDFAGEAVGAMAVADLAVFVVDASSGLDHATVDLWRQASVRRLPRLVFVNKLDREYTSFERVLAELQDAFGAGVAPLEIPIGEAESFHGIADLLTDTAWIYDSGHAELGEIPEEMKEREHQVHDSLIENIVVADDDLLERFLDGDVPSLEELEKVLGRGVADGTVFPVVCGSATIPIAVDRLCNYIVEVGPSPMDRPAVPVTVGGTEVEVVPDPSADTLVQVFKTAVDPYLGHVSYFRVLTGTVNRDLHLSNGRTGDNERFRNVMTLQGGESLNVDALPAGDIGAVAKLHGTLTGDTLSAGGRAAAPPIGFPSPVLSVAVSARNRNDEDKLANALHRLVEEDPVLTVTRNDETRQTLLGGLGETHLRNVVARLERKFGVQVDKEDARVAYRETITGTFSAEGKYKKQSGGHGQFGVASIRIEPLPAGSGFEFTDEVRGGVIPRQFIPAVEAGIVDAMAHGGSSGYPVVDVRAAVFDGKHHAVDSSEMSFKMAGRLAFQEALGGARPVVLEPVSAVEVTIPSDCLGDVMGDLSSRRATVQGSDMDMWGDQVIIAMVPEAEMMRYSIDLRSITGGRGRFTIRHDHYAQVPAGVSVPAPPER
- a CDS encoding glycoside hydrolase family 3 C-terminal domain-containing protein → MGERIDRLLVDLTLAEKVALMGGRDLWSVQPVDRLGIPSLKVTDGPNGARGTGMLGTGTPSVCIPCGTALGATWNPELVEELGGVLAAETRARGCHVLLAPTVNLHRTPLGGRNFECMSEDPFLTGRIAVGFIRGVQAGGVGTTVKHFVANDSEFERTTISSEVDERTLREVSMRPFQMAVAEGGAWGVMASYNRVNGTYAAENRWMLDTVLRGEWSFDGIVVSDWFGTRSTGPSVTAGLDLEMPGPPHWYGERLVEAVEAGEVPELALDRAARRLLLLAERTRAFEEPHLREEEELNELAHRLLARRAAAEAMVLLKNDQLLPLEVDRLSNLAVIGPNAAAAMIMGGGSSALVAQHETSPLDALVDRLGERLEIRYEPGVVTDRSAQPLGGRTTERSDGQRGFDVVYFDSTDWTGPEVGTSTFRDGRILHFDRVPGVSDLRSFSFRATTTFTPAVDGNHALTLVQAGRARLLVDGQVVVDGIAQPMPLGEEFFGMGSVEADAAVPMVAGRPVEVTVEWTSEGAAFISGAKVGVRTPSPDDLMDRAVAAATEADVVVLVVGTNHDWETEGRDRESMDLPGDQPELIRRVCAANSDTVVVVNAGSVVTSDWADVAPAVLQTWFGGQEMADALVDVLVGDDEPSGRLPTTVPHRLQDTPAFLHYPGENGRVVYGEGLFTGYRWYDARDLPVAFPFGHGLGYTEFSWGEPSLGEVPTVADLESGATLLVTVPVTNVGDRAGSEVVQCYVAPLAPRLTRPVRELQGFAKVRLEPGESTDVVVVLGHRAFAYWDPGDPGYSQRSSKSPVAAGQGVASRDEPGWHIDPGSCELHIGPSSADIRAIIPLDLR
- a CDS encoding amidohydrolase family protein, producing the protein MYDLIIRGGTVIDGSGEPGFRADVAVTDGRIAAVGHLAEAEAVETVDAADRIVCPGFVDPHTHYDAQLFWDPYATPSSHHGITSMVMGNCGFSIAPLGDDSDAAYLAAMLVKVEGMSPDALSAGVDWNWRSFGSFLDRFEGNLGVNVAGMVGHSAIRRTVMKDDAVSREATPDELAQMTSLLAESLEAGGLGFSTSRSFTHTDGDGLPVPSRTAAVDEVVALSAVCADHPGTTLEWVADGCLNGFSDDEVDLMSRMSLAGRRPVNWNVLTIDAARPDDYRNQLAACDRVAETGGRAMALTMPILVGMNMHFHTFCALYSLPDWGDVMNLPHGEKMAALADPETRRFLEERAASPDAGVFSRLTGWGLYRIGDTHSVENEGLKGHLVGDIARQRGQRDFYTLLDIVLADDLQTVLWPGPTDDDPASWIMRQAAWDHDHVMIGGSDAGAHLDRMAGASYTTQWLADCLRGRQLASVEAAVAHMTDVPARFFGLRERGRIVEGWHADLVIFDPRAVGAGEFHLRHDLPGDSSRLYAEAHGVDRVYVNGTCTVEASTPTGSLPGRVLRSGIDTETVSIPADA